The following proteins are co-located in the Pomacea canaliculata isolate SZHN2017 linkage group LG8, ASM307304v1, whole genome shotgun sequence genome:
- the LOC112570118 gene encoding ribosome-releasing factor 2, mitochondrial-like, translating to MITTMPLLLHSCLRHILLKKYCLELLTRNKFHYGKTELKLPLNIRYYVKRSSEHEDMTTIRNIGIMAHIDAGKTTTTERMLYYSGFSKHLGDVDRGNTVMDYMAQERDRGITINSAAITFHWNHHKINLIDTPGHVDFTMEVERCLRVLDGSVAVLDASAGVEAQTLTVWRQADKYSVPRIVFLNKMDKTGASVEMCLTSLRDKLHVCPLLLQLPIGKGKDFSGIIDLISLQSVQWDSGLSQDGSKCIFEKLTPKNGDLYRDALSARATLVGQLADHDEHIADLVLSEVPLEEISMEDIQAAVRRVTLSQKLVPVLCGSSLKNKGVQPLMDAVVSYLPSPKDISYGFADYYGTDLCALAFKVTHDQHRGALTFLRIYAGALQSGSTIYNINRKTTEKTSRVLQVYADELHDISQAVAGNIVAVAGLKKTFTGDTLTLNQTTAKTAAKAWEKDHQKKNPIKPHWEEMNDKDEQNHLELDMPVLAGVEVPSPVFFCSIEPPSMSHQKALDHALECLQKEDPSLKVEVNAETGQTILSGMGELHLDIIHSRIQQEYGIDADLGPLQIAYRETITDFADVTNVLDKTVGDNHNYVHMRLSIQPNHETTLFRHVEVSSSRENPIEHLRPRHLKAIESGITSALSNGPILRFPMIHIDVALHEFSTRPGTSLAMVSACAAQCVGQAVKEAHPVLLEPMMKMEITSGEDYLHQVLGDLAQRRSQINAVHGRQNNRTVEAVTPLSELLGYSTALRIITSGNGSFSMELSHYHRVASQEQEKVIKRMTGFTSL from the exons ATGATCACTACCATGCCGCTTTTGTTGCATTCATGTCTTCGTCATATTTTGCTTAAGAAATATTGCTTGGAGctattaacaagaaacaaattccATTATGGGAAAACAGAGCTAAAATTACCTCTCAATATACGGTACTATGTTAAGCGGAGTTCAGAGCATGAAGATATGACAACAATTCGCAATATAGGTATTATGGCACATATTGATGCAGGGAAGACAACAACGACGGAGCGCATGCTTTATTATTCTGGATTCTCTAAACACTTAG GTGATGTTGATAGAGGAAACACTGTTATGGACTACATGGCACAAGAAAGGGATCGAGGTATCACCATTAACTCGGCAGCCATCACATTTCATTGGAATCATCACAAGATCAACCTCATTGATACTCCTG GTCATGTTGATTTCACTATGGAGGTGGAAAGATGTCTGCGAGTGCTTGATGGATCAGTCGCAGTGCTGGATGCCTCAGCAG GGGTAGAAGCCCAGACACTGACTGTATGGAGACAGGCTGACAAGTACAGTGTTCCACGCATTGTCTTTTTGAACAAAATGGATAAGACGGGTGCAAGCGTAGAGATGTGCCTGACATCCTTGAGAGACAAGCTTCATGTTTGCCCTCTGCTGCTTCAGCTTCCAATTGGCAAGGGTAAAGATTTCTCCGGCATCATAGACCTCATTTCATTGCAGTCTGTACAATGGGATTCAGGGCTTAGTCAAGATGGCAGCAAGTGTATATTTGAAAAGCTTACTCCCAAAAATGGAGACTTGTACAGAGATGCTTTGTCTGCAAGAGCTACTTTGGTGGGTCAACTGGCAGACCATGATGAGCATATAGCAGACTTGGTGCTCAGCGAAGTTCCTCTTGAAGAGATTTCTATGGAAGACATTCAAGCTGCTGTTCGCCGAGTTACCCTTTCACAGAAACTGGTTCCTGTGCTGTGTGGGAGTTCTCTGAAAAACAAAGGGGTTCAGCCACTGATGGATGCAGTGGTCTCCTATCTCCCAAGCCCTAAAGACATCAGCTATGGCTTTGCCGACTATTATGGCACTGACCTTTGCGCGCTGGCTTTTAAAGTGACTCATGATCAGCATCGTGGTGCATTGACATTCCTGAGGATTTATGCAGGGGCTCTACAGAGTGGCTCCACTATTTACAACATCAACCGCAAAACAACTGAGAAGACCAGTCGTGTATTACAAGTTTATGCTGATGAGCTACATGATATTTCACAAGCTGTGGCTGGCAACATTGTGGCAGTAGCAGGGCTCAAAAAG ACATTTACAGGTGATACGCTGACACTGAATCAGACAACAGCCAAGACAGCTGCCAAAGCTTGGGAGAAAgaccaccagaaaaaaaatcccataaaaCCTCATTGGGAGGAAATGAATGATAAAGATGAACAGAACCACCTTGAGCTTGATATGCCTGTGTTAGCTGGAGTGGAAGTACCAtctcctgtttttttctgttccattGAGCCACCGTCTATGTCACATCAGAAGGCTTTAGACCATGCACTTGAGTGTCTACAGAAAGAGGACCCTAGTCTCAAG GTTGAGGTGAATGCTGAAACTGGACAAACCATTCTTTCTGGTATGGGAGAGCTGCATCTTGATATAATACATTCCCGCATTCAGCAGGAATATGGCATCGATGCAGATCTTGGCCCTTTGCAGATTGCCTATCGTGAAACCATCACTGATTTTGCTGATGTGACTAAT GTGCTGGACAAGACAGTGGGAGATAACCACAATTACGTGCACATGAGGCTTTCCATTCAGCCCAATCACGAAACTACACTGTTCCGGCATGTGGAAGTGTCATCCTCCCGTGAAAATCCCATTGAACACCTAAGGCCTCGGCATTTGAAGGCAATTGAAAGCGGCATTACTTCAGCTCTATCCAATG GCCCTATCCTGAGATTTCCAATGATTCACATCGATGTAGCACTGCATGAGTTCAGTACACGGCCCGGGACATCGTTAGCCATGGTCTCTGCATGCGCAGCACAGTGTGTTGGACAAGCAGTGAAAGAGGCTCACCCTGTCTTGTTAGAGCCCATGATGAAGATGGAG ATCACTAGTGGAGAAGATTACCTGCATCAAGTTCTTGGAGATCTGGCACAACGTCGAAGTCAAATTAATGCTGTGCATGGTCGTCAAAATAACCGGACTGTAGAGGCTGTTACACCACTGTCGGAATTGTTGGGTTACTCAACAGCATTGCGCATAATTACCTCAGGAAATGGTAGCTTTTCAATGGAATTAAGCCATTATCATAGGGTGGCTTCTCAGGAACAAGAGAAGGTCATCAAACGCATGACTGGCTTTACATCGCTATGA
- the LOC112570117 gene encoding protein NRDE2 homolog: protein MEKPAKTLFPIASNGPNAASGSNVLFPVASISASDQQNVTTDLDWLENKSYISALAQLPESGHESDTQNLQVSQHHHSVKRKSGGDFPEPEEKDFNNKADNRKVKDDASPSYADVEKKKKKSSHKEKKHKKHKHKKSKSAILEEDLRQETKTEEFWKNHRGKTFLEEIPGLEPESAFRVDRTKDRALWDYDSIYKDKIARYTRLTSSCLGNPTITISNKKSNTGENEMLNRYYSKENRRITRVKGQAVRPSTTKDFKGLEYISVQEKDVSRQLVTEPNRLADSLNILDTATSLYVKGQGKSSEQSTSESIIFMDETFEKISFYNRRLSEDPKNVKLWTEFVNFQDLVFQNAKFSSQQIPSRSLRDVFQPPRICIEKKLAILDKALAANPSSLQLKIAKLELEQDIVDSETLMKEWDELLFSHSGDVHLWRHYLIFQQSRLSAFSVGRTVKLYHRCFKTLRPIMEGSVKVVKMMENLEDEMIELFVQYCTFLHHCGFTEKAVASYQALIEFNLFRPASLNLQPTTDCISIFESFWDSGVPRFGEPGALGWAAWVEDSKLTDAAPAKVIQVKTDQEQENILAQNDSVYETWIKLEQLRESAHWLPWRPDVSRGETEEDCEDLDRLVLYDDVAPTLFRVQKSSSCFTIVAAFLQLLGLGVTIDGCHCKDFDQVKLNALHQIPAASGLDIGVTADPVWKPWPEIETFIEEVLRQAAAYFSGYQRSVFALYRLQLQREKYGVQDMSALSPEAVKAIRKYGKNLLKELQNRNDLILWNEYIRSEWALNKTEDALAMLHTALCMFSDAFALDDHNAMAGMCSLYRTYAEIQLNFLPLDLVKSRIKRASSLQMSRQKAMFALFCLADRVKFSPQKQDLLQPPQILRTRKKFQTMAAALMDSNDIVCSAASKKYLIQLTCCSALFELCCAGIDNTLQIFDSIIKRSDTVHNNTNSSQTNQAMTELQESLYVELLLLLKNYMNVEFVSLTTIRSHLQTALSCFPNNTQLLRELIELETRSHIAGRIRRYFDAAARDTATPYPVLFEVLAEMSRHVKVSGSACREGSGQLEVSDTGTLHRVRAVCERGLQHRAARHCPLLWRMYLKFEVTFGSHEKAKGIFYRALQTCPWAKVLYLDGAVIFGPNQVQELIDLITEKEIRLQIPLEEVSLLLNSEPQNLIAM, encoded by the exons ATGGAAAAACCGGCGAAAACACTGTTTCCTATCGCCAGTAATGGACCAAATGCTGCGAGTGGcagcaatgttttatttcctgtaGCTTCAATATCTGCCAGTGACCAACAAAACG TGACTACTGACTTAGACTGGCTTGAGAACAAAAGCTATATTTCTGCTCTTGCTCAACTACCAGAATCAGGACATGAATCCGACACTCAAAATCTTCAGGTATCACAACACCATCACAGTGTTAAAAG GAAATCTGGTGGAGACTTTCCTGAACctgaagaaaaagattttaataataaagctgataacagaaaagtaaaagatgATGCTTCACCATCATATGCAGatgttgagaagaaaaagaagaaaagttctcacaaggaaaaaaaacacaagaaacacaaacacaaaaagtcaaAAAGTGCCATTCTTGAGGAAGATTTAAG acaggaaacaaaaacagaagaatttTGGAAAAACCACAGAGGGAAAACATTTCTGGAGGAGATACCAGGTCTGGAACCAGAAAGTGCATTTCGAGTGGACAGAACTAAGGATCGGGCGCTGTGGGACTACGATTCAATTTATAAGGACAAAATTGCACGATACACTCGATTAACTAGTTCTTGCCTTGGAAACCCAACCATAACtatcagcaataaaaaaagtaacactGGTGAAAATGAAATGCTAAATAGGTActattcaaaagaaaacagaagaatcaCCAGAGTTAAAGGGCAGGCTGTGAGACCAAGTACAACAAAAGATTTCAAAGGTTTAGAATATATTTCAGTCCAAGAGAAAGATGTTTCAAGGCAGCTCGTCACAGAACCAAACAGATTAGCTGATTCATTAAATATTCTTGACACAGCTACTAGTCTATATGTGAAAGGGCAAGGAAAGTCTTCCGAGCAAAGCACTAGTGAAAGTATAATTTTCATGGATGAGACTTttgaaaagatttctttttataatagGCGTCTCAGTGAGGATCCTAAAAATGTTAAACTCTGGACGGAGTTTGTAAACTTCCAGGATCTTGTCTTCCAAAATGCGAAATTTTCATCCCAGCAGATTCCTAGCCGCAGCCTCCGTGATGTGTTCCAACCCCCAAGAATctgcatagaaaaaaaactggctATTTTAGATAAAGCCCTGGCTGCCAATCCTTCATCATTGCAGCTGAAAATCGCTAAGCTGGAGCTGGAGCAGGACATTGTTGATTCAGAAACATTGATGAAGGAGTGGGACGAGCTGTTATTTAGCCACAGTGGAGATGTCCATCTGTGGCGTCACTACCTGATATTTCAGCAGTCCCGTTTGTCAGCTTTCTCTGTTGGTCGTACTGTCAAACTTTACCACCGTTGTTTCAAGACTTTAAGACCAATTATGGAAGGCAGTGTCAAAGTAGTGAAGATGATGGAAAACTTAGAAGATGAAATGATTG AACTCTTTGTTCAGTACTGCACATTCCTTCACCACTGTGGCTTCACAGAAAAAGCAGTCGCATCATACCAAGCTCTAATAGAGTTTAATTTGTTCCGACCAGCAAGTCTTAACCTGCAACCCACCACTGACTGCATTAGCATATTTGAGAGTTTCTGGGATTCTGGAGTGCCCAGGTTTGGAGAGCCAGGAGCATTGGGATGGGCTGCTTGGGTCGAAGATTCAAAGCTTACTGATGCTGCTCCTGCGAAAGTTATTCAGG TCAAGACTGATCAGGAGCAAGAAAATATACTGGCTCAAAATGATTCTGTCTATGAAACATGGATAAAGTTGGAACAGCTGAGAGAAAGTGCACATTGGTTGCCATGGAGACCTGATGTTTCTCGTGGAGAAACTGAAGAGGATTGTGAAGATCTGGATCGTCTGGTGCTATATGATGATGTAGCACCAACTCTCTTCCGTGTACAAAAGTCATCATCTTGTTTTACAATTGTTGCTGCATTCCTGCAGCTTTTGGGTCTTGGTGTCACAATTGATGGATGTCACTGTAAAGATTTTGATCAAGTGAAGTTAAATGCACTCCATCAG atCCCAGCAGCATCTGGTCTGGACATAGGAGTGACAGCAGATCCAGTGTGGAAACCGTGGCCAGAAATTGAAACTTTTATTGAAGAAGTTCTGAGGCAAGCAGCGGCTTACTTTTCTGGTTATCAGCGGAGTGTTTTTGCACTTTACCGGCTTCAACttcagagagagaaatatggaGTTCAGGACATGTCAGCATTATCACCAGAAGCAGTCAAGGCCATaagaaaatatggaaaaaatcTCCTGAAAGAACTGCAGAACCGTAACGACTTGATTCTGTGGAATGAATACATTAGGAGTGAGTGGGCTTTGAACAAGACTGAAGATGCACTAGCTATGTTGCATACTGCACTTTGTATGTTCTCAGATGCTTTTGCTTTGGATGACCATAATGCTATGGCTGGGATGTGCTCGCTGTACCGCACCTATGCAGAAATTCAGCTAAATTTTTTGCCTCTTGATCTTGTGAAATCCAGGATTAAGAGAGCATCATCATTGCAGATGTCCAGACAGAAGGCTATGTTTGCCTTATTTTGCTTGGCTGACAGGGTCAAGTTTTCTCCTCAGAAACAAGATCTGCTGCAGCCGCCACAGATTTTACGAACAAGGAAGAAGTTTCAGACTATGGCAGCAGCTCTTATGGACAGCAACGATATAGTTTGCAGTGCAGCATCAAAGAAATATCTCATACAGTTAACCTGTTGTTCCGCTTTGTTTGAACTTTGTTGTGCTGGTATAGATAACACCTTGCAAATATTTGACTCTATTATCAAGCGATCTGATACTGTTCACAACAATACAAATTCTTCCCAGACTAATCAAGCAATGACTGAATTACAAGAGTCACTTTATGTAGAGTTGCTCTTGTTGTTAAAGAACTACATGAATGTAGAGTTTGTGTCACTGACCACCATACGTTCACATCTGCAGACAGCACTGTCTTGTTTTCCAAACAACACACAGCTGCTCCGGGAGCTCATTGAATTGGAGACAAGAAGTCACATAGCTGGGAGAATACGTCGTTACTTTGATGCTGCAGCTAGAGATACCGCTACTCCATATCCTGTGCTCTTTGAAGTTCTGGCAGAGATGAGTAGGCATGTCAAGGTTTCAGGCTCTGCATGCAGAGAAG GGTCAGGTCAACTAGAAGTCTCAGACACTGGCACTTTGCACCGAGTAAGAGCAGTTTGCGAGCGAGGACTTCAGCATCGGGCAGCTCGTCACTGTCCTCTGTTGTGGAGGATGTACCTCAAGTTTGAA GTTACCTTTGGAAGTCATGAAAAAGCAAAAGGTATCTTCTACAGGGCACTTCAGACTTGTCCTTGGgcaaag GTCTTGTACCTTGATGGTGCTGTTATCTTTGGGCCAAATCAAGTGCAGGAGCTGATTGACCTCATAACAGAAAAGGAAATCAGGCTACAGATTCCACTGGAGGAAGTGTCACTTCTCCTAAACTCTGAACCACAAAACCTCATAGCGATGTAA